A part of Cotesia glomerata isolate CgM1 linkage group LG4, MPM_Cglom_v2.3, whole genome shotgun sequence genomic DNA contains:
- the LOC123263508 gene encoding TBC domain-containing protein kinase-like protein produces the protein MCPAILDSEERCLGGMTFFAQSHPTELCGSNGLPLTPNSITIYGKAQFLKTVRHRNLAPYLDIIRSKHERTIVVAEYTGSPLSGHIGDESFSWETIKYIAYQCLSALSYIHDLGLTHRHLSPETILISRSQEIKLYNFGLYYMTDMGRNVSFPIGSPKYTAPEVFLNEQSTPSSCKVDSWSLGMIIAELLLKRSLWAELKLGQCLWKLLSLLHSENGIFERLALECDRHDTYKKIPQELKEFVAMALEVDPSKRLSASELLDLPIFKEFRAGEFKDQDEFLDVVTRKMDDLYYLWQLAGGDMTGELKKQGLIRSRPPILSIPNLIILLGQMFGRRDTAGLLDLRVIKVLLETLKQRLSHVPYIANSPKLSTEADFHLQDELTNATTKLPLIIRERDTEYQFYRLVLFERLLQAYPVSRSAILREAHKDIPPPFRGQIWAAILGVVGNIQRKYEQIDKETPTHTDRQIEVDIPRCHQYSELLSSGAGHERLQRLLKAWVRNNPQYVYWQGLDSLTAPFLYLNFNNEALAFACLEAFVPKYLHQFFLKDNSAVIQEYLGKFSQIIGFHDPKLANHLRGINFVPELFAIPWFLTMFSHVFPLHKILHLWDKLLLGDSSFPLMVGLAILKQLRDALLTSGFNECILLFSDLPEVDIELCVKDSMDIYTNTPTSITYRKYQFDQSKASHWKEPEPGTEKMPRISNDDFVNYYGNKRDKMIVVDIRNNIQYERGAVKGSINIPFTSVQLSHTSIESLGNQAKVLADPDNNECIVVVIGPHDQNNALFTEFLMKCNISGVCSLQDGIYGLRSKCPNLLVPIRDQIFL, from the exons ATGTGTCCGGCGATCCTGGACAGCGAAGAGCGATGCCTAGGAGGCATGACATTTTTCGCTCAAAGCCACCCAACGGAGCTCTGCGGAAGCAACGGACTGCCATTAACGCCAAACTCGATCACGATCTACGGAAAGGCGCAGTTCCTCAAGACGGTCCGGCACAGGAACTTGGCTCCGTACCTAGACATAATCAGGAGCAAGCACGAGCGGACAATTGTTGTTGCTGAGTACACTGGGTCTCCGCTCTCGGGACACATTGGTGATGAAAGCTTCTCCTGGGAGACGATCAAGTACATAGCTTACCAGTGCCTATCGGCGCTGAGTTACATTCATGATCTAGGACTGACTCACAG GCACTTGAGTCCGGAGACGATCCTGATCTCCAGGAGCCAGGAGATTAAGCTTTACAACTTCGGACTCTACTACATGACCGACATGGGCCGGAACGTCTCCTTTCCTATCGGAAGCCCTAAGTACACCGCCCCCGAGGTGTTTTTGAACGAGCAGAGCACTCCTAGCTCTTGTAAAGTAGACTCCTGGTCCCTGGGGATGATAATCGCGGAGCTTCTGCTGAAGAGGTCACTCTGGGCGGAGCTGAAGCTGGGCCAATGTCTGTGGAAGCTCCTGAGTCTGCTGCATTCTGAGAACGGGATCTTTGAACGGCTGGCCCTTGAATGCGACCGGCATGACACTTACAAAAAGATTCCGCAGGAATTGAAGGAGTTTGTGGCCATGGCGCTGGAGGTTGATCCTTCGAAGCGGCTCAGCGCTTCAGAGCTGCTGGATCTTCCGATCTTTAAGGAGTTCAGGGCTGGGGAGTTCAAGGATCAGGACGAGTTCCTGGATGTTGTAACCAGGAAAATGGATGACTTGTATTACTTGTGGCAGCTTGCTGGCGGCGACATGACTGGGGAGTTGAAGAAACAGGGACTGATCAGGTCCAGGCCTCCGATTTTGTCAATTcctaatttgattattttgctGGGGCAGATGTTTGGAAGGAGGGACACTGCTGGGTTGCTGGATCTTAGGGTTATTAAG GTACTTCTAGAAACTCTGAAACAACGTCTAAGCCACGTACCCTACATAGCCAACAGCCCAAAGCTCTCCACAGAAGCAGACTTTCACCTCCAAGACGAGTTAACCAACGCAACCACTAAACTTCCTCTAATAATCCGCGAAAGAGACACCGAGTACCAGTTCTACCGACTGGTCCTATTCGAGCGGCTGCTCCAAGCCTACCCAGTGTCTCGCTCAGCAATCCTGCGAGAAGCTCACAAGGATATTCCTCCGCCATTTCGCGGCCAGATTTGGGCAGCCATTTTGGGAGTAGTCGGGAACATCCAGAGAAAATACGAGCAGATTGACAAAGAGACTCCAACGCACACCGACCGGCAGATTGAAGTGGACATTCCTAGATGTCACCAGTACAGTGAGTTGCTGTCTTCTGGAGCAGGACACGAACGACTCCAGAGACTCCTCAAGGCCTGGGTGAGGAACAACCCTCAGTATGTCTACTGGCAGGGTCTAGACTCGCTCACAGCGCCATTTTTGTACCTTAACTTCAACAACGAAGCGCTGGCGTTCGCCTGCTTGGAAGCTTTTGTCCCAAAATACCTGCACCAGTTCTTCCTGAAGGACAATAGCGCTGTAATTCAAGAGTATCTTGGAAAATTCTCGCAGATCATCGGGTTCCATGATCCCAAGCTAGCGAACCACTTAAGAGGGATCAACTTTGTTCCGGAACTCTTTGCGATTCCCTGGTTCCTCACCATGTTCTCAC ACGTGTTCCCGCTGCACAAGATACTCCATCTGTGGGACAAGCTTCTTCTAGGCGACTCCTCATTTCCCTTGATGGTCGGCCTCGCGATCTTGAAGCAGCTTAGAGACGCACTGCTAACTTCAGGCTTCAACGAGTGTATCCTTTTATTTTCCGATCTTCCTGAAGTGGATATCGAGCTCTGCGTCAAAGACTCCATGGACATATACACGAACACTCCGACGAGTATTACTTATAGGAAGTACCAATTTGACCAATCCAAAGCCAGCCACTGGAAGGAACCTGAACCTGGAACTGAAAAGATGCCAAGGATTAGTAATGATGATTTCGTTAATTATTACGGAAACAAACGGGATAAGATGATTGTTGTGGATATTAGGAATAATATACA gTACGAGCGCGGTGCTGTGAAAGGAAGTATCAACATACCGTTTACTAGTGTCCAATTGTCGCATACTAGCATTGAGTCGTTGGGGAATCAAGCTAAGGTGTTGGCTGATCCAGATAATAATGAGtgtattgttgttgttattggaCCCCATGATCAGAATAATGCTCTG tTCACTGAATTTCTGATGAAATGCAACATATCAGGAGTATGCTCCCTCCAAGACGGTATTTACGGCCTGAGATCCAAGTGTCCGAATCTCTTGGTCCCAATTCGTGACCAGATATtcctataa
- the LOC123263590 gene encoding uncharacterized protein LOC123263590, which produces MMRFIIVGFLVFHGAIAHHEMGSSECRDEEKKIEIPTENAKKDFARINAANGIENATELVFMSKSNGKIEYFPCPGVMLSKTHVLISSHCDTEANAKVAVGYKADLVKKTEEFINRTVSEIITMENAHMVILKLAEALPEDHNRKIMQLPIKSCGMGDVYKIKGWSFTPDRVKEDDIFYDTFLMHEEDVSIIDKKDCPFAADNDCCIQMKQTEKEFKMMVGSPVIHEDHIIGFAHFDCNTQGAMSLVFPWVEEIKKIIS; this is translated from the exons ATGATGCGTTTTATTATTGTTGGCTTTTTAGTTTTTCATGGAGCTATTGCTCATCATG aAATGGGCTCAAGTGAATGCCgagatgaagaaaaaaaaatagaaattccAACAGAAAACGCGAAAAAAGATTTCGCGCGAATTAATGCTGCAAACGGTATTGAAAATGCAACTGAGCTTGTCTTTATGTCTAAGAGCAACGGGAAAATAGAATACTTTCCTTGTCCAGGAGTTATGTTATCAAAAACCCACGTTTTGATATCCAGCCACTGTGATACTGAAGCTAACGCGAAAGTTGCTGTTGGTTACAAGGCAGATTTGGTTAAAAAAACGGAAGAATTTATCAACAGGACTGTCAGTGAGATCATTACTATGGAAAACGCGCACATGGTCATTCTTAAg TTAGCTGAAGCACTCCCGGAAGATCACAACAGAAAAATAATGCAACTTCCGATAAAAAGCTGCGGAATGGGAGACGTTTACAAGATCAAAGGCTGGAGTTTTACTCCAGATAGAGTTAAGGAAGACGATATTTTCTACGACACCTTTTTAATGCACGAAGAAGATGTCTCGATTATTGATAAGAAGGATTGTCCGTTCGCGGCCGATAATGATTGTTGCATTCAAATGAAACAAACAgaaaag GAATTCAAGATGATGGTCGGCTCACCGGTAATTCACGAGGACCATATCATCGGGTTTGCTCACTTTGACTGCAATACCCAAGGAGCAATGTCACTTGTGTTCCCCTGGgtcgaagaaattaaaaaaataatatcttga
- the LOC123263101 gene encoding uncharacterized protein LOC123263101 → MHIQGSLHIVRLRWATESQNLVAEHVFLFESPFFYLGTTPITNVNNSTITLIYIYPNKKVLYQAKVPETIISPIQISESSRIDIFVTNNDSRNFYIDVHNSQIFTVIDRPKNKLTIALKLKNGLIKEKSYRFPIIQNDRVAFVKIFINNLFIFTIEGIVKVYRLKNPLHLLHLTFVDPPNLKLTLKTDINFGIFRHIIIKLKNDKLCLVCYGSHEEICIIPFQ, encoded by the exons ATGCATATTCAAGGTTCACTTCACATAGTGAGGTTAAGATGGGCAACAGAATCTCAAAATTTAGTCGCCGAACatgtttttttattcgaaTCTCCCTTCTTCTATTTAGGCACAACACCCATAActaatgtcaataattcaacG attaCGCTTATTTACATCTACCCAAACAAGAAAGTATTATACCAAGCTAAGGTTCCGGAAACAATAATAAGCCCCATACAAATTAGTGAGAGTTCCAGGATCGACATATTTGTAACGAATAACGATagcagaaatttttatattgatgtCCACAATTCTCAAATTTTTACAGTTATAGATCGACCAA aaaataaactGACAATTGCactgaagttaaaaaatggactaataaaagaaaaatcgtACCGATTCCCAATCATTCAAAACGATCGTGTTGCATTTGTTAAAATCTTTATTAATAATCTGTTCATTTTTACCATAGAAG gcATTGTAAAAGTTTACAGACTTAAAAATCCATTGCATTTACTTCATCTCACCTTTGTGGACCCTCCAAATTTAAAGTTAACGCTTAAAACTGATataaattttggaatttttagacatattataatcaaattaaaaaatgacaaattatGTCTAGTATGTTACGGATCACACGAAGAAATATGTATAATaccatttcaataa
- the LOC123263102 gene encoding uncharacterized protein LOC123263102 has translation MDPITLLKHRYVHKYMKDLIEQDFGIWRRLILKTSEITPWKEQLINLRYPYIKRENYNRLTSEEYRELFFEFIKLSRAKNIFCVNKLSVTHPPIQNDHDIHFDTCGNYFGCFSRGSNYLALFRLDTGEMLIDPVNIFEYANASIENPHRRLRVQQFMMWCPDENRLFCIFVHEREGLVIIDVKQRLRIRTPTLISEMPIMRRDGNYTSFKLVNNSSGDDIYAQMHIQDSFHIVRLRWATESQNLVAEHVFLIEPPFLYLGITPIINVNNSTVSV, from the exons ATGGACCCAATTACACTCCTTAAACACCGTTACGTCCATAAGTACATGAAAGATTTGATCGAACAGGATTTCGGTATTTGGCGtcgattgattttaaaaacttcggAAATAACACCCTGGAAGGAACAACTGATAAATCTTCGCTATCCTTACATAAAAAGAGAAAATTACAATCGTTTGACTAGCGAAGAATATCGAGagttatttttcgaatttataaaattgtccCGGGctaaaaatatcttttgtgtaaataaattatcggtAACTCATCCACCAATTCAAAATGATCACGATATACACTTTGACACATGTG GAAATTATTTCGGGTGTTTTAGTAGAGGAAGTAATTATTTAGCTCTCTTTCGTTTGGATACCGGGGAAATGTTAATAGACCCCGTTAATATTTTCGAATACGCGAACGCTTCAATTGAAAATCCTCATAGAAGGTTGCGTGTGCAACAATTCATGATGTGGTGTCCAGATG AAAATAGATTATTTTGCATATTCGTACATGAAAGAGAGGGCTTAGTGATAATAGACGTTAAACAACGACTTCGTATAAGGACGCCGACCCTTATTTCTGAAATGCCAATTATGCGTCGGGATGGAAATTATACTTCCTTTAAACTCgt GAATAATTCGAGCGGTGATGATATCTACGCACAAATGCATATTCAAGATTCATTTCACATAGTGAGGTTAAGATGGGCGACAGAATCTCAAAATTTAGTCGCCGAAcatgtttttttaatcgaaCCTCCCTTCCTCTATTTAGGCATAACACCCATAattaatgtcaataattcaacGGTGAGTGtttag
- the LOC123263502 gene encoding protein O-GlcNAcase isoform X2, with amino-acid sequence MTETNGTNNSNTKNGNFICGVVEGFYGRPWTSEQRKDLFQKMKKWGMDSYLYAPKDDYKHRAFWRDLYTVEEAEHLTGLITSARDSGITFYYALSPGLDITYSSVKEVTALKRKLEQVSQFGCTAFALLFDDIEPEMSEADKEVFQSFAHAQVSVTNDIFQHLGQPKFLLCPTQYCATRAMPNVPSSEYLNTLGSKLAQEIDIMWTGPKVISRLLTPESIEEITEVLRRPPVIWDNLHANDYDQKRVFLGPYSGRSPDLIPKLRGVLTNPNCEYGANFIAIHTLAQWSRCNVDGKRDLSLNDTVSADIKLETETEDGVVGEDVPSTLSPNMYHPRHALKAAIKDWLIEFSKKKVAWGVIAKPQPAVAPSVPIPIIPSVNTCMSLTATSTVSTVSTASITASGNTNHLAALAEVCSSVTSDFPGPTGPAMNSLVSDNKVEPVDVSTGTSNSVLGTACSENGPGTGGIVGTAGTVGTGGTEAQKLGTEDGTGSRNQQENLESPEVTEPMDCNTTPSNSPSQTVKDDEAMVENTSTCSGTSGSMQVEEVNGTQMIVETDGVDGEGGKDKDKMLTIEDLGLLCDLFYLPFEHGGQGIQVLQEFNWLKSNAHVMLKKKDENCKADYEEWLSRAAKFNDMCEAVNRLFQRMTYCDNRELLYDLYSYIWDMRGVISLLNSYVKWLGFSNGWKETFMSGDQEPWVFRGGLTADLQRLIPVDSGNDLFVYKAPEVPTSIIYTVRPYLPSDEDAVYALCNRITGVTGTSAVADRLVGGFLTISPEFCMVVEDDSGLVGYALTALNIKTHYKKMAVAWIPELKVKYPLEDITNDLPESVQEAIRYFHSFSPEVPEQLSQQFPSLVMCSLLPTVTDQSIAKRLITCSLAALRANGSFGIHTTISAMDKESHEFYGKLGFVDYNQGQEELPGVVTMSRSF; translated from the exons atgacagaaactaatGGAACGAATAATTCTAATAccaaaaatggaaattttatcTGCGGAGTTGTCGAgg GATTCTACGGGCGGCCATGGACCTCCGAGCAGCGAAAGGACCTCTTCCAAAA aatgAAAAAATGGGGCATGGATTCATATTTGTACGCCCCAAAGGACGACTACAAGCACCGCGCGTTCTGGCGCGACCTCTACACAGTCGAAGAAGCGGAGCACTTAACAGGACTGATAACTTCCGCTCGGGACTCTGGAATTACCTTTTACTACGCTCTGTCTCCAGGTCTGGACATAACTTACTCCAGCGTGAAGGAAGTAACAGCTCTGAAGCGGAAACTGGAGCAAGTTTCTCAATTTGGGTGCACGGCTTTCGCCCTGCTCTTTGACGATATTGAGCCGGAAATGTCCGAAGCTGACAAGGAAGTCTTCCAGTCGTTCGCCCACGCCCAGGTTTCGGTGACCAATGACATTTTCCAGCACCTGGGACAGCCGAAGTTCCTACTCTGTCCCACTCAGTATTGCGCCACTAGAGCCATGCCTAATGTTCCCAGTTCCGAGTACTTGAATACCCTAGGAAGCAAGCTTGCTCAGGAGATTGATATCATGTGGACCGGACCTAAGGTTATTTCCAGGCTCCTTACTCCAGAGAGCATTGAAGAGATCACTGAGGTACTCAGAAGGCCGCCGGTTATTTGGGATAATCTTCATGCTAATGATTATGATCAAAAAAGAGTCTTTTTGGGACCTTATTCTGGAAg atcaCCAGATTTGATCCCAAAATTACGAGGTGTCTTAACAAACCCGAACTGTGAATATGGCGCCAATTTTATCGCAATCCACACTTTAGCCCAATGGAGCCGCTGCAACGTTGACGGAAAACGTGACCTGAGTCTCAACGACACAGTATCAGCGGACATAAAATTAGAAACTGAAACTGAAGATGGCGTAGTGGGGGAGGATGTTCCGAGTACCTTATCGCCGAACATGTACCACCCACGACACGCCCTAAAAGCAGCTATCAAAGACTGGCTTATagaattttccaaaaaaaaagtcgcctGGGGTGTGATTGCAAAACCGCAGCCTGCAGTGGCGCCCTCTGTTCCAATTCCGATAATTCCCTCAGTGAACACTTGTATGAGTTTAACAGCGACCTCTACAGTGTCGACAGTATCCACCGCGTCAATTACCGCCTCAGGGAACACGAACCACCTAGCGGCGCTTGCAGAAGTTTGTTCCAGCGTCACGAGCGACTTTCCAGGGCCGACTGGTCCAGCTATGAACAGCCTGGTGTCGGATAATAAAGTGGAACCGGTAGATGTTAGCACTGGAACTTCAAATTCCGTTCTTGGAACCGCCTGTTCCGAGAACGGACCTGGAACAGGTGGAATTGTTGGAACAGCTGGAACGGTTGGAACAGGTGGAACAGAGGCTCAGAAACTTGGAACTGAAGATGGaaccggttccaggaaccaaCAAGAGAACCTGGAGTCTCCGGAAGTAACGGAACCGATGGATTGCAACACGACTCCGAGCAATTCACCCAGTCAGACGGTCAAGGATGACGAGGCTATGGTCGAGAACACCTCCACCTGCAGTGGAACATCCGGAAGTATGCAAGTTGAGGAGGTCAATGGAACTCAGATGATTGTTGAGACAGATGGCGTTGATGGAGAAGGGGGGAAGGATAAGGACAAAATGCTTACGATAGAAGACCTTGGATTGCTCTGTGACCTGTTTTATTTGCCGTTTGAACATGGTGGACAGGGGATTCAGGTTCTTCAGGAATTTAATTGGTTGAAGAGTAATGCGCATGTTATGTTGAAGAAGAAGGATGAGAATTGCAAGGCTGAT TACGAAGAATGGTTATCAAGAGCTGCAAAATTCAACGACATGTGTGAAGCAGTGAACCGCCTGTTCCAGCGAATGACTTACTGTGACAACCGAGAACTTCTCTACGACCTGTACTCCTATATCTGGGACATGAGAGGCGTAATCTCCCTTCTTAATTCGTATGTCAAATGGCTGG GGTTCTCTAATGGGTGGAAAGAAACTTTCATGAGTGGTGATCAGGAGCCATGGGTTTTTCGGGGTGGATTAACTGCAGATTTACag agATTAATACCAGTAGACAGTGGAAACGATTTGTTTGTCTACAAAGCTCCAGAAGTTCCAACCAGTATCATCTACACCGTCAGACCTTACTTACCTTCTGATGAGGATGCAGTTTACGCCCTTTGTAACCGGATTACTGGAGTTACGGGAACTTCTGCGGTGGCTGACAG GTTGGTCGGCGGGTTCTTGACAATAAGCCCCGAGTTCTGTATGGTGGTTGAAGATGACTCTGGCCTCGTAGGCTACGCACTGACGGCGCTTAATATTAAAACTCACTACAAGAAAATGGCCGTTGCTTGGATCCCGGAATTAAAGGTTAAATATCCTTTGGAAGATATTACCAACGATCTTCCTGAAAGTGTTCAG gagGCTATAAGATACTTTCACTCGTTTTCTCCGGAGGTTCCAGAGCAATTATCACAGCAGTTCCCATCTTTAGTGATGTGTTCCTTACTACCAACAGTAACGGACCAATCAATAGCCAAGAGACTGATAACCTGCTCACTGGCGGCGCTGCGAGCAAACG GATCTTTTGGGATCCACACGACCATAAGCGCAATGGACAAAGAATCCCATGAGTTTTATGGGAAGCTAGGGTTCGTAGACTACAACCAGGGTCAGGAGGAGCTTCCAGGCGTGGTCACAATGTCACGGAGCTTCTAA
- the LOC123263502 gene encoding protein O-GlcNAcase isoform X1 — protein sequence MTETNGTNNSNTKNGNFICGVVEGFYGRPWTSEQRKDLFQKMKKWGMDSYLYAPKDDYKHRAFWRDLYTVEEAEHLTGLITSARDSGITFYYALSPGLDITYSSVKEVTALKRKLEQVSQFGCTAFALLFDDIEPEMSEADKEVFQSFAHAQVSVTNDIFQHLGQPKFLLCPTQYCATRAMPNVPSSEYLNTLGSKLAQEIDIMWTGPKVISRLLTPESIEEITEVLRRPPVIWDNLHANDYDQKRVFLGPYSGRSPDLIPKLRGVLTNPNCEYGANFIAIHTLAQWSRCNVDGKRDLSLNDTVSADIKLETETEDGVVGEDVPSTLSPNMYHPRHALKAAIKDWLIEFSKKKVAWGVIAKPQPAVAPSVPIPIIPSVNTCMSLTATSTVSTVSTASITASGNTNHLAALAEVCSSVTSDFPGPTGPAMNSLVSDNKVEPVDVSTGTSNSVLGTACSENGPGTGGIVGTAGTVGTGGTEAQKLGTEDGTGSRNQQENLESPEVTEPMDCNTTPSNSPSQTVKDDEAMVENTSTCSGTSGSMQVEEVNGTQMIVETDGVDGEGGKDKDKMLTIEDLGLLCDLFYLPFEHGGQGIQVLQEFNWLKSNAHVMLKKKDENCKADYEEWLSRAAKFNDMCEAVNRLFQRMTYCDNRELLYDLYSYIWDMRGVISLLNSYVKWLAFGKFQSSMTTFTQGSYTWFSNGWKETFMSGDQEPWVFRGGLTADLQRLIPVDSGNDLFVYKAPEVPTSIIYTVRPYLPSDEDAVYALCNRITGVTGTSAVADRLVGGFLTISPEFCMVVEDDSGLVGYALTALNIKTHYKKMAVAWIPELKVKYPLEDITNDLPESVQEAIRYFHSFSPEVPEQLSQQFPSLVMCSLLPTVTDQSIAKRLITCSLAALRANGSFGIHTTISAMDKESHEFYGKLGFVDYNQGQEELPGVVTMSRSF from the exons atgacagaaactaatGGAACGAATAATTCTAATAccaaaaatggaaattttatcTGCGGAGTTGTCGAgg GATTCTACGGGCGGCCATGGACCTCCGAGCAGCGAAAGGACCTCTTCCAAAA aatgAAAAAATGGGGCATGGATTCATATTTGTACGCCCCAAAGGACGACTACAAGCACCGCGCGTTCTGGCGCGACCTCTACACAGTCGAAGAAGCGGAGCACTTAACAGGACTGATAACTTCCGCTCGGGACTCTGGAATTACCTTTTACTACGCTCTGTCTCCAGGTCTGGACATAACTTACTCCAGCGTGAAGGAAGTAACAGCTCTGAAGCGGAAACTGGAGCAAGTTTCTCAATTTGGGTGCACGGCTTTCGCCCTGCTCTTTGACGATATTGAGCCGGAAATGTCCGAAGCTGACAAGGAAGTCTTCCAGTCGTTCGCCCACGCCCAGGTTTCGGTGACCAATGACATTTTCCAGCACCTGGGACAGCCGAAGTTCCTACTCTGTCCCACTCAGTATTGCGCCACTAGAGCCATGCCTAATGTTCCCAGTTCCGAGTACTTGAATACCCTAGGAAGCAAGCTTGCTCAGGAGATTGATATCATGTGGACCGGACCTAAGGTTATTTCCAGGCTCCTTACTCCAGAGAGCATTGAAGAGATCACTGAGGTACTCAGAAGGCCGCCGGTTATTTGGGATAATCTTCATGCTAATGATTATGATCAAAAAAGAGTCTTTTTGGGACCTTATTCTGGAAg atcaCCAGATTTGATCCCAAAATTACGAGGTGTCTTAACAAACCCGAACTGTGAATATGGCGCCAATTTTATCGCAATCCACACTTTAGCCCAATGGAGCCGCTGCAACGTTGACGGAAAACGTGACCTGAGTCTCAACGACACAGTATCAGCGGACATAAAATTAGAAACTGAAACTGAAGATGGCGTAGTGGGGGAGGATGTTCCGAGTACCTTATCGCCGAACATGTACCACCCACGACACGCCCTAAAAGCAGCTATCAAAGACTGGCTTATagaattttccaaaaaaaaagtcgcctGGGGTGTGATTGCAAAACCGCAGCCTGCAGTGGCGCCCTCTGTTCCAATTCCGATAATTCCCTCAGTGAACACTTGTATGAGTTTAACAGCGACCTCTACAGTGTCGACAGTATCCACCGCGTCAATTACCGCCTCAGGGAACACGAACCACCTAGCGGCGCTTGCAGAAGTTTGTTCCAGCGTCACGAGCGACTTTCCAGGGCCGACTGGTCCAGCTATGAACAGCCTGGTGTCGGATAATAAAGTGGAACCGGTAGATGTTAGCACTGGAACTTCAAATTCCGTTCTTGGAACCGCCTGTTCCGAGAACGGACCTGGAACAGGTGGAATTGTTGGAACAGCTGGAACGGTTGGAACAGGTGGAACAGAGGCTCAGAAACTTGGAACTGAAGATGGaaccggttccaggaaccaaCAAGAGAACCTGGAGTCTCCGGAAGTAACGGAACCGATGGATTGCAACACGACTCCGAGCAATTCACCCAGTCAGACGGTCAAGGATGACGAGGCTATGGTCGAGAACACCTCCACCTGCAGTGGAACATCCGGAAGTATGCAAGTTGAGGAGGTCAATGGAACTCAGATGATTGTTGAGACAGATGGCGTTGATGGAGAAGGGGGGAAGGATAAGGACAAAATGCTTACGATAGAAGACCTTGGATTGCTCTGTGACCTGTTTTATTTGCCGTTTGAACATGGTGGACAGGGGATTCAGGTTCTTCAGGAATTTAATTGGTTGAAGAGTAATGCGCATGTTATGTTGAAGAAGAAGGATGAGAATTGCAAGGCTGAT TACGAAGAATGGTTATCAAGAGCTGCAAAATTCAACGACATGTGTGAAGCAGTGAACCGCCTGTTCCAGCGAATGACTTACTGTGACAACCGAGAACTTCTCTACGACCTGTACTCCTATATCTGGGACATGAGAGGCGTAATCTCCCTTCTTAATTCGTATGTCAAATGGCTGG CATTTGGAAAATTCCAGTCATCGATGACGACGTTTACTCAAGGCAGCTACACAT GGTTCTCTAATGGGTGGAAAGAAACTTTCATGAGTGGTGATCAGGAGCCATGGGTTTTTCGGGGTGGATTAACTGCAGATTTACag agATTAATACCAGTAGACAGTGGAAACGATTTGTTTGTCTACAAAGCTCCAGAAGTTCCAACCAGTATCATCTACACCGTCAGACCTTACTTACCTTCTGATGAGGATGCAGTTTACGCCCTTTGTAACCGGATTACTGGAGTTACGGGAACTTCTGCGGTGGCTGACAG GTTGGTCGGCGGGTTCTTGACAATAAGCCCCGAGTTCTGTATGGTGGTTGAAGATGACTCTGGCCTCGTAGGCTACGCACTGACGGCGCTTAATATTAAAACTCACTACAAGAAAATGGCCGTTGCTTGGATCCCGGAATTAAAGGTTAAATATCCTTTGGAAGATATTACCAACGATCTTCCTGAAAGTGTTCAG gagGCTATAAGATACTTTCACTCGTTTTCTCCGGAGGTTCCAGAGCAATTATCACAGCAGTTCCCATCTTTAGTGATGTGTTCCTTACTACCAACAGTAACGGACCAATCAATAGCCAAGAGACTGATAACCTGCTCACTGGCGGCGCTGCGAGCAAACG GATCTTTTGGGATCCACACGACCATAAGCGCAATGGACAAAGAATCCCATGAGTTTTATGGGAAGCTAGGGTTCGTAGACTACAACCAGGGTCAGGAGGAGCTTCCAGGCGTGGTCACAATGTCACGGAGCTTCTAA